From Triticum aestivum cultivar Chinese Spring chromosome 4A, IWGSC CS RefSeq v2.1, whole genome shotgun sequence, a single genomic window includes:
- the LOC123082371 gene encoding transcription factor TB1-like has translation MFPFYDSPSPMDLPLYQQLQISPPSPKAPDHQSLLYYHSSPAFAADAFHHSYLCAGAATPPAAEIDNQPPPELLLMDQAPAPRADGVGTAQGLHGGGGLDSAAAAAARKDRHSKICTAGGMRDRRMRLSLDVARKFFALQDMLGFDKASKTVQWLLNTSKGAIREVMTDEASSDCEEDGSSSLSVVDGKHKPPGTEAGGGDHGEGKKPMPRAARRAPANPKPQRKLASAHPIPDKESRTKARERARERTREKNRMRWVTLASTINIEPAATGMAAARADELITRPHNFINRSSSMNTASAELEEGCSSSMPSEAIVAGFGNGGYGSSGNYYQYQLEQQWELAGVVFPNSQPY, from the coding sequence ATGTTTCCTTTCTATGATTCCCCGAGCCCCATGGACTTACCCCTTTACCAACAGCTGCAGATCAGCCCTCCCTCGCCAAAGGCGCCGGATCACCAATCCTTGCTCTACTACCATTCCTCCCCTGCAttcgccgccgacgccttccaccACAGCTACCTCTGTGCCGGCGCCGCGACGCCGCCCGCGGCCGAGATCGACAACCAGCCGCCACCGGAGCTGCTGCTGATGGATCAGGCGCCAGCGCCAAGGGCAGACGGTGTTGGAACCGCACAAGGCCTGCACGGCGGTGGAGGCCTCGACAGCGCGGCGGCTGCCGCGGCCAGGAAAGACCGGCACAGCAAGATATGCACCGCCGGCGGGATGAGGGACCGGCGGATGCGGCTGTCCCTCGACGTCGCCCGCAAGTTCTTCGCGCTCCAGGACATGCTCGGCTTCGACAAGGCCAGCAAGACGGTGCAATGGCTCCTCAATACGTCAAAGGGCGCCATCAGGGAGGTCATGACTGACGAGGCGTCCTCCGACTGCGAGGAGGACGGCTCCAGCAGCCTCTCCGTCGTCGACGGCAAGCACAAGCCGCCAGGGACGGAGGCTGGAGGTGGTGATCACGGCGAGGGGAAGAAGCCGATGCCAAGGGCAGCTAGAAGAGCACCCGCCAATCCAAAGCCGCAAAGGAAATTGGCCAGTGCGCACCCGATCCCCGACAAGGAGTCGAGGACGAAGGCGCGGGAGAGGGCCAGGGAGCGGACGCGGGAAAAGAACCGGATGCGATGGGTTACGCTCGCGTCTACGATTAACATCGAGCCGGCAGCCACCGgcatggcggcggcgagggcggatGAGTTGATCACGAGGCCGCACAATTTTATCAATCGCTCCTCGTCCATGAACACAGCAAGCGCTGAATTGGAGGAGGGGTGCTCGTCGTCCATGCCGAGCGAAGCTATCGTGGCTGGCTTCGGCAATGGAGGGTACGGAAGCAGCGGCAACTACTACCAGTATCAGCTGGAGCAGCAATGGGAGCTCGCTGGAGTGGTGTTTCCCAACTCGCAGCCCTACTGA